The Coccidioides posadasii str. Silveira chromosome 3, complete sequence genome contains a region encoding:
- a CDS encoding uncharacterized protein (EggNog:ENOG410PHMG~COG:I): MSLFTIPIAMGGSFECTSPADRVYLLSFDSPPDNRQTTAFIDAFSLALDIIEEKYPIGVVVTTSKIPKFYSNGLDLEHAMGTEDFFAKVYWPFWKKLLTYPMPTVALINGHAYAGGLFVSLLHDYRFQNPTRGYLCLNEVHFGAWLPAPMASIVKQKVANPAAVRDLITAGRRFDAKEALSAGIIDATGGIEVALKFIEDRSLVKLGQTKVYASLKEEIYKETLKTLESHEENEKERLGRLQERDDMEKVRSARVGAWEKTHGGSKL; encoded by the exons ATGTCTCTCTTCACTATCCCCATCGCCATGGGCGGATCTTTCGAATGCACCTCTCCTGCTGACAGGGTGTATCTCCTGTCTTTTGATTCTCCGCCGGACAATCGTCAGACAACCGCGTTCATCGACGCTTTCAGCCTTGCACTTGATATTATAGAAGAGAAATACCCCATCGGTGTGGTTGTGACTACAAGCAAAATTCCCAAGTTTTATAGCAATGGGTTAGATTTGGAACATGCAATGGGAACCGAGGACTTTTTCGCAAAAGTATACTGGCCTTTTTGGAAGAAACTTCTCAC GTATCCAATGCCGACCGTCGCTCTTATTAACGGGCACGCATATGCAGGTGGACTGTTCGTCTCATTGCTGCATGACTACCGATTCCAAAATCCAACCAGGGGGTATCTGTGCTTGAATGAAGTCCATTTTGGCGCCTGGCTACCGGCCCCCATGGCCAGCATCGTAAAGCAAAAGGTTGCAAACCCCGCAGCTGTGAGAGATTTGATCACGGCAGGCCGGCGATTCGACGCCAAAGAGGCCCTTTCGGCAGGCATTATCGATGCTACCGGAGGGATCGAAGTGGCACTCAAATTCATCGAGGACCGTTCCTTAGTCAAGCTCGGCCAGACGAAAGTATACGCTTCCTTGAAGGAGGAGATATATAAAgaaacattgaaaacccTCGAGTCACACGAGGAAAACGAAAAGGAACGACTGGGCCGCTTACAGGAAAGGGATGACATGGAGAAAGTGCGAAGTGCGAGAGTAGGTGCATGGGAGAAAACCCATGGTGGATCGAAGTTGTGA
- a CDS encoding mitochondrial 54S ribosomal protein mL44 (BUSCO:258762at4751~EggNog:ENOG410PFDN~COG:J~BUSCO:8037at33183): MKRLQLLRWSGSVLSPRIRQPTCTRSTQSFLTLIRHQSSAPSPPLPEHEQSNNLDFAIPSPSQEAALKSAKLAALHSRLSLPERLPLQTLARTLVDSSADPSLQFNNKSFAVLGSKLLSYYTSEHIISTYPRLPMGVIWAAVWAYVGHKALSAISQEWGIEHAAAPGCEVDPGLLQFKRLPPQTDMVENGHTLHRGVSARIVYDNEFGERPSQPSPGVEGVPTTQANATFVQALMGAIYLHCGRPVAKQFFKEHFMSRQLPVADLFSFAQPTRDLTKLCAREGFERPVARIISETGRLSRHPVFVVGIFSGADLLGEGSGPSLTEARFRAAVAALKGWYLYSPLTVRVPSSTEESDAKPWEPAMVDPGEIIV; this comes from the coding sequence ATGAAAAGGCTACAGCTCCTGAGATGGAGCGGTTCAGTGCTTTCGCCGCGGATAAGGCAGCCGACCTGTACCAGAAGCACGCAGTCTTTTCTAACTCTCATACGGCACCAATCCTCCGCACCCTCTCCGCCCCTGCCAGAACATGAACAAAGTAATAATCTGGATTTTGCGATACCTTCTCCCTCACAAGAAGCGGCATTAAAGTCCGCGAAACTTGCCGCCCTGCATTCCCGACTTTCCCTCCCCGAGAGACTTCCGCTTCAAACCCTTGCTAGAACACTGGTGGACTCCTCAGCTGATCCCTCTTTACAATTCAACAACAAATCCTTTGCCGTACTGGGAAGCAAGCTCCTGTCTTACTATACCTCCGAGCACATTATCTCTACCTATCCGCGTCTGCCAATGGGCGTAATCTGGGCTGCTGTGTGGGCGTACGTGGGACACAAGGCCCTGTCAGCTATAAGTCAGGAATGGGGTATTGAACATGCCGCCGCGCCTGGCTGTGAAGTCGACCCTGGGCTCCTTCAGTTCAAAAGACTGCCTCCACAAACAGATATGGTCGAAAACGGGCACACACTCCATCGCGGTGTGAGCGCAAGGATTGTGTACGATAACGAGTTCGGCGAGCGCCCGTCACAACCCTCTCCCGGCGTTGAAGGAGTCCCAACAACTCAAGCGAATGCAACTTTCGTCCAAGCGCTCATGGGTGCTATCTACCTACACTGTGGACGCCCAGTTGCGAAACAATTTTTCAAAGAGCATTTTATGAGTCGTCAGCTTCCCGTAGCTGACCTTTTTAGCTTTGCCCAACCCACGAGAGATCTCACCAAGCTATGTGCTCGAGAAGGTTTCGAGCGCCCGGTCGCTAGGATTATCAGCGAAACCGGCCGTCTCAGCAGACACCCCGTCTTTGTGGTGGGCATATTCTCCGGGGCAGACCTGCTGGGCGAAGGATCTGGCCCCAGTTTGACAGAGGCTCGTTTCAGAGCAGCTGTGGCTGCCTTGAAGGGATGGTACCTTTATAGCCCCCTTACAGTGAGGGTACCGAGTTCGACGGAAGAGAGTGACGCCAAACCATGGGAACCGGCAATGGTAGATCCCGGTGAAATTATTGTATAA
- a CDS encoding uncharacterized protein (EggNog:ENOG410PQUN~COG:S~TransMembrane:1 (o29-48i)~BUSCO:16615at33183) produces the protein MGGGPRVRYPKHVWSPAGGWYCQPANWKANTAIMGAVIFGISAMAFSLSAEREFRTKFPEPGRFFPSRWWSKQIIEHERQQSAKESS, from the exons ATGGGAGGAGGACCACGAGTTCG TTATCCCAAGCATGTCTGGTCTCCGGCCGGCGGCTGGTACTGCCAGCCTGCGAATTGGAAAGCCAACACAGCCATTATGGGTGCGGTAATCTTCGGAATATCGGCTATGGCATTCAGCTTGAGCGCTGAACGAGAATTTCGAACAAAGTTCCCTGAGCCGGGCAGGTTCTTCCCAAGCAGATG GTGGAGCAAACAAATTATCGAACACGAAAGACAACAATCGGCGAAGGAGTCCTCGTGA
- a CDS encoding uncharacterized protein (EggNog:ENOG410PK8Q~COG:G~BUSCO:8863at33183), with product MGPTSRNPSYDGNIGLFVTTTRDGDYRHLHISRDRIQATALMVDTRCSRLSASEPQIDFCTLGMFIIDEIEFEAPAAPVKDIIGGAGAYAALGARLVAGKEYSNSVGWIVDCGSDFPEAIKETLLTWDTHCIFREDPNRLSTRGWNGYGPNEKRYFKYLTPKLRLDQNSLTRSLLMSNTFHMVCSPLRCCELVQGILERRADVLRRLDFKSSRTIARPIFVWEPVPDRCCEEELQNLYKAIRYVDVVSPNENELARFFGKTTWENRNGEDREMAEAIVRMGIGPSGDGTLVIRAGKDGCYTFSRHGVLHLPAFKFVDVVDPTGAGNTFLGALAQGLMSHGRTPFNIIHEMLGGSKAWQDIQNKWGDEGKLPAALICAIVAASFAIEQIGMPKISLPADGLEYWNGSHYTDRLLLYKEQFMDMYDTVSER from the exons ATGGGACCAACTTCCCGTAATCCTTCGTACGACGGTAATATTGGTTTGTTCGTCACCACCACCAGAGACGGAGACTATAGGCATCTACATATTTCCAGAGATCGCATACAGGCAACCGCTTTGATGGTCGATACACGGTGTAGCCGGCTTTCTGCCTCAGAGCCGCAAATTGACTTTTGCACCCTTGGGATGTTTATAATTG ATGAAATCGAGTTCGAAGCCCCAGCAGCGCCAGTGAAAGATATTATTGGCGGGGCCGGGGCATATGCAGCTCTGGGGGCCCGTCTTGTTGCCGGAAAAGAATATTCAAACTCTGTAGGCTGGATTGTTGACTGCGGCTCTGACTTCCCGGAAGCCATTAAAGAGACATTATTAACGTGGGATACGCATTGTATATTTCGGGAAGACCCAAATCGTCTCTCTACAAGGGGCTGGAATGGGTATGGTCCCAACGAGAAAAGAT ACTTTAAGTATTTGACGCCCAAGTTACGTCTGGATCAAAATTCGCTCACAAGGTCTTTGTTGATGTCAAACACATTTCACATGGTTTGCTCTCCACTACGTTGCTGTGAACTCGTCCAAGGCATTTTGGAAAGAAGGGCCGACGTCCTGAGAAGGCTTGACTTCAAGTCTTCTAGAACCATTGCTAGACCTATTTTCGTCTGGGAACCCGTCCCCGATAGGTGTTGTGAAGAGGAACTGCAAAACCTTTACAAAGCTATTCGTTATGTTGATGTGGTCAGCCCCAATGAGAACGAACTAGCTCGATTCTTTGGTAAGACAACATGGGAAAACCGAAATGGTGAAGATAGAGAAATGGCGGAGGCAATTGTTCGAATGGGCATCGGCCCGTCAGGCGACGGAACGCTTGTTATTAGGGCTGGAAAAGATGGCTGTTACACTTTTTCTCGACACGGGGTGTTGCATTTGCCCGCGTTTAAATTTGTGGATGTAGTGGACCCAACTGGCGCAGGAAACACATTCTTAGGGGCACTGGCACAGGGCCTCATGAGCCACGGTCGTACACCCTTCAACATCATACATGAGATGCTTGGTGGTTCAAAAGCGTGGCAGGACATACAAAACAAATGGGGTGATGAAGGAAAGCTTCCTGCTGCATTGATCTGTGCTATTGTGGCAGCTAGTTTTGCCATCGAACAGATAGGCATGCCCAAAATCTCATTGCCAGCCGATGGACTCGAATATTGGAATGGGTCACATTATACAGACCGTCTTCTCCTGTACAAGGAACAATTTATGGACATGTATGATACAGTTTCAGAAAGATAG